TGCTCGAAGTCTGGCGCCGTCGCGAGACCCTCGCCTTCGAGCAGGAGCCGCGGCGCTACCTCATGCGGGCCACCCGCAACCGCGCGCTCAACCACGTGCGGCACGAGGCCGTGGCCGCCCGAGCCGCCGCGCGCGACGTCAGTGAGGAGTCACACGCCGCCACCGCACCGGCGCTGGTGGATGCAAAGGACCTCGAGGTGGCCGTCGCGCAGGCCGTCGCCACGCTCCCCGACCGCTGCCGGGCCGTTTTCGAGCTCTCGCGTCGCCACGACATGAGCTACGCGCAGATCGCCGAGTCGCTGGGCATCGCGCCGAAGACGGTCGAGAACCAGATGGGCAAGGCGTTGCGCATGCTGCGGGTGGCCCTGGCCGCGTGGCTGCCGGGCGGCGATGCGGACGCGGAGTGATCGCGCGCGGCGTGAACGGTGTCACGGAGTGCACGTGCACGACCCGTCACATCGACGCGGTGCTGCAGTACGCCTTGCGCCGTCGTGGCTGTGACATGGGGGTATCGTGCCGGCGCGGTGTCTTCTGCTTCGACGGGCCGACACGGGACGGACTTCGCCACCTGCTGCCGGTTCGCACGTCACCATGCCGGAGATCGCGCGCATGTCCTCACTCAAGTCCTGCACCGTACTCGGTGCCCTGGCGCTGGTCGCCGTCGGGTGCACCGATGGCAGCACCCAGCCGTCGCCGGCGGAAGCCTCGCTCGTCTCGGC
This window of the Gemmatimonadaceae bacterium genome carries:
- a CDS encoding RNA polymerase sigma-70 factor, translating into MSPSAPSSPGSGFPPEDVQRALFTRLAAGDEAAFDTIFRTWYAPLVRVATYLLHDATIAEEVVQDVLLEVWRRRETLAFEQEPRRYLMRATRNRALNHVRHEAVAARAAARDVSEESHAATAPALVDAKDLEVAVAQAVATLPDRCRAVFELSRRHDMSYAQIAESLGIAPKTVENQMGKALRMLRVALAAWLPGGDADAE